In Risungbinella massiliensis, a single window of DNA contains:
- a CDS encoding winged helix-turn-helix transcriptional regulator: MPNLGEKVFNCEKELTLSIIGGKWKMLVLWHLGKEGTKRFGELKALMPGITQRMLVNQLRELEDHLIVHREVYPVVPPKVEYSLTEYGRSLMPILDAMYDWGKDYIENVLEKETKNKSPFQ; the protein is encoded by the coding sequence ATGCCGAATCTTGGGGAAAAAGTGTTTAATTGTGAAAAAGAATTGACTCTTTCGATTATTGGTGGAAAATGGAAAATGCTGGTATTGTGGCATCTAGGAAAAGAAGGAACCAAACGTTTTGGTGAACTAAAGGCCCTCATGCCTGGTATCACTCAAAGAATGCTTGTTAATCAATTGCGTGAACTTGAAGACCATTTGATTGTTCATCGTGAAGTCTATCCTGTCGTTCCGCCAAAAGTTGAATATTCACTCACTGAGTATGGAAGAAGTCTGATGCCTATTCTGGATGCTATGTATGACTGGGGTAAAGATTATATTGAGAATGTATTGGAAAAAGAAACAAAAAACAAATCGCCTTTTCAGTAA
- the hxlA gene encoding 3-hexulose-6-phosphate synthase: protein MKLQLALDLVDIPGAIELVKEVEDHIDVVEIGTPVVINEGLKAVKEVKAAFPNLTVLADLKIMDAAGYEVSQASAAGADIITILGTAEDESIKGAVEEAKKQGKQILADMIAVKDIKGRAKELDELGVDYICVHTGYDLQAVGKNSFEDLATIKSVVKNAKTAIAGGIKLETLPDVIKVQPDLVIVGGGITSKDDKKAVAAKMQELIKQG, encoded by the coding sequence ATGAAATTACAATTAGCATTAGACCTTGTAGATATTCCAGGAGCCATTGAATTGGTGAAAGAAGTGGAAGATCATATAGATGTTGTAGAAATCGGCACGCCGGTTGTGATTAATGAAGGCCTCAAAGCAGTAAAGGAAGTGAAAGCTGCCTTCCCTAACTTAACTGTATTAGCTGATCTTAAAATCATGGATGCAGCTGGATATGAAGTTAGCCAAGCATCTGCAGCAGGCGCTGACATCATCACCATTCTTGGTACAGCTGAAGACGAGTCCATTAAAGGTGCTGTAGAAGAAGCAAAAAAACAAGGTAAACAAATCCTTGCTGATATGATCGCAGTTAAAGACATTAAAGGTCGTGCGAAAGAACTGGATGAACTTGGAGTAGATTATATCTGCGTTCACACAGGTTATGACCTTCAAGCTGTAGGAAAAAATTCTTTCGAAGACCTTGCAACCATTAAGAGCGTTGTAAAAAATGCGAAAACGGCTATTGCAGGCGGTATCAAATTAGAAACACTTCCAGATGTGATTAAAGTACAACCAGATCTTGTCATCGTAGGTGGCGGTATCACAAGTAAAGACGACAAAAAAGCAGTTGCAGCTAAAATGCAAGAATTGATTAAACAAGGTTAA
- the hxlB gene encoding 6-phospho-3-hexuloisomerase, whose protein sequence is MKTTQYLAEVVQELSRTVDLISDEEAEKLVNKILESKKIFVAGAGRSGFMGKSFVMRMMHMGIDAYVVGETVTANLEKDDLLIIGSGSGKTKTLVSIAEKAKSLGGTVAAVTIFPDSTIGKLADIIIKLPGSPKDQSESEYKTIQPMGSLFEQTMLLFYDALILRFMEKKGLDSTKMYGKHANLE, encoded by the coding sequence ATGAAAACTACTCAATATTTAGCTGAAGTCGTTCAAGAATTAAGTCGGACAGTCGACTTAATCTCTGACGAAGAAGCAGAGAAGTTGGTTAATAAGATTCTGGAATCCAAAAAAATTTTTGTTGCAGGTGCGGGCAGATCTGGATTTATGGGCAAATCTTTCGTGATGAGAATGATGCACATGGGGATCGATGCTTATGTAGTCGGTGAAACTGTAACAGCAAATTTAGAAAAAGATGATTTGTTGATCATCGGTTCAGGTTCAGGTAAAACGAAAACCTTGGTATCAATCGCTGAAAAAGCAAAAAGTTTAGGTGGGACGGTCGCAGCTGTAACGATTTTCCCTGACTCCACGATTGGAAAATTAGCTGATATTATTATTAAATTGCCTGGATCACCGAAAGATCAATCTGAAAGTGAATATAAGACCATACAGCCAATGGGGTCACTTTTTGAGCAAACGATGTTATTATTTTATGATGCATTGATCTTGCGTTTCATGGAAAAAAAAGGCTTAGACTCTACTAAAATGTACGGCAAACATGCCAATCTCGAATAG
- a CDS encoding TetR/AcrR family transcriptional regulator — MAKPNVISKNELIEYAKECLVEKGIEKFTLKAVAEAGGVTQGTIYYHFRTKEQLLLEIVRDICDRSWSELSHHNENIIKQAFESAKSRCSSDSFFHKLFLTLVVSGFHNEKIKEQLGDILEKENEALSKHLTKIWSPTPIKGVSFETWGILLNAIVDGLAIQALLSKDFSVEKVYRELEQVLIGLSNPSKRECGK; from the coding sequence ATGGCAAAACCAAATGTGATAAGTAAAAATGAGTTAATCGAGTATGCCAAAGAATGTCTCGTTGAGAAGGGAATTGAAAAGTTTACGTTAAAGGCGGTTGCGGAAGCAGGAGGAGTTACCCAGGGAACCATCTATTATCATTTTCGTACGAAAGAACAATTATTGTTAGAGATTGTGAGAGATATTTGTGATCGTTCTTGGAGTGAATTGTCACATCATAATGAAAATATTATAAAACAAGCATTTGAGTCGGCAAAAAGTCGTTGTTCCTCTGATTCTTTTTTTCACAAATTATTTCTTACATTAGTGGTATCAGGCTTTCATAACGAGAAAATAAAAGAACAACTTGGAGATATTTTGGAGAAAGAAAATGAAGCTCTTTCTAAGCACTTAACGAAAATATGGTCTCCAACACCGATCAAAGGAGTTTCATTTGAAACATGGGGGATCTTGTTGAATGCGATAGTAGATGGATTGGCAATACAAGCTTTGTTGTCCAAAGATTTTTCGGTGGAAAAGGTCTATAGAGAGCTAGAACAAGTATTGATCGGGCTGAGTAATCCATCTAAGAGGGAGTGTGGGAAATGA
- the sigF gene encoding RNA polymerase sporulation sigma factor SigF gives METSDVRNSRHTKLSDKEVKELIELSQKGDYQARDRLVKHNIRLVWSVVQRFLGRGYEAEDLFQIGCIGLLKAVDKFDLSYDVRFSTYAVPMIIGEIQRFLRDDGMVKVSRSLKELANKVRKAKDELSKKLNRVPTVQEVADAMGIDPEEIVFAQEANRAPTSIHETVYENDGDPITLMDQIADENETAWFDKMALKDAIHRLNEREQLIVLLRYYKDQTQSEVAQRLGISQVQVSRLEKKIISRMREELILDEAQDA, from the coding sequence ATGGAGACATCTGATGTACGCAATAGTCGCCATACCAAACTCTCAGACAAGGAAGTAAAAGAACTGATTGAATTAAGCCAAAAGGGAGACTATCAAGCACGAGATCGTCTTGTAAAGCATAATATCCGCCTTGTCTGGTCAGTAGTTCAACGGTTTTTGGGGAGAGGTTATGAAGCGGAAGACTTATTTCAAATTGGCTGTATCGGTTTATTAAAGGCAGTTGATAAATTTGACCTTTCCTATGATGTTCGTTTCTCGACCTATGCAGTTCCCATGATTATCGGAGAAATTCAACGATTTTTGCGTGATGATGGGATGGTCAAAGTAAGTAGGTCCCTGAAAGAATTAGCGAATAAGGTACGAAAAGCGAAAGATGAGCTTTCCAAAAAGCTCAATCGAGTACCTACTGTTCAAGAAGTAGCCGACGCGATGGGGATTGATCCAGAAGAAATAGTCTTTGCGCAAGAGGCTAATCGAGCTCCTACTTCGATCCATGAGACGGTATACGAGAACGATGGCGATCCGATTACTCTAATGGATCAGATTGCTGATGAAAATGAAACCGCCTGGTTTGATAAAATGGCATTAAAAGATGCTATACATCGTCTAAATGAACGAGAGCAACTTATCGTTTTATTACGGTATTACAAAGATCAGACACAATCAGAAGTAGCACAAAGGTTAGGTATCTCCCAAGTGCAAGTTTCGAGGTTGGAAAAGAAGATTATCTCACGAATGAGAGAAGAGCTCATCTTGGATGAGGCGCAGGACGCTTGA
- the spoIIAB gene encoding anti-sigma F factor: MSRTRNNFMELQFASRSENEAFARVAVASFASQLDPTLEELTDIKTVVSEAVTNAIIHGYVDRLDGIVTVRAEIEGNKLRVQISDEGIGIEDVEEARQPLYTSKPEMERSGMGFTIMENFMDEVMIHSVPGKGTMISLVKELKKNPQKTMVN, from the coding sequence ATGAGTCGTACAAGAAACAATTTTATGGAGTTGCAATTTGCTAGTCGCTCCGAAAATGAAGCATTTGCACGAGTAGCAGTAGCCTCGTTTGCTTCTCAATTAGATCCCACTTTAGAAGAACTTACCGATATAAAAACAGTGGTCTCTGAAGCAGTTACCAATGCGATCATACATGGTTATGTAGATCGATTAGACGGTATTGTTACGGTTCGTGCGGAGATCGAAGGAAACAAGCTCCGAGTTCAGATCAGTGACGAAGGGATTGGGATCGAAGATGTAGAAGAGGCACGACAACCTCTTTATACTTCGAAACCAGAAATGGAACGTTCAGGGATGGGCTTCACGATCATGGAAAACTTTATGGATGAAGTAATGATTCATTCTGTACCAGGTAAAGGGACCATGATCAGTTTGGTTAAAGAACTAAAGAAAAACCCACAAAAGACAATGGTTAATTGA